One Cinclus cinclus chromosome 24, bCinCin1.1, whole genome shotgun sequence genomic window carries:
- the LOC134053052 gene encoding feather keratin 1-like, whose amino-acid sequence MRFSSLSHPLLSPPSPSVPDMSCYTPCRPCQPCGPTPLANSCNEPCVRQCQDSTVAIQPSPVVVTLPGPILSSFPQNTAVGSSTSAAVGSILSSQGVPISSGGFGLSGLGSGLCGTRCLPC is encoded by the exons ATGAGGTTCTCCTCACTCTCCCATCCACTCCTCTCGCCTCCATCTCCTTCAGTACCAG ATATGTCCTGCTACACCCCGTGccggccctgccagccctgcggccccaccccgctggccaacagctgcaatgagccctgtgtcaggcagtgccaggactccACCGTGGCCATCCAGCCCTCTCCCGTGgtggtgaccctgcctggccccatcctcagctccttcccacagaacaCTGCCGTGGGAtcctccacctctgctgctgttggcagcATCCTCAGCTCTCAGGGAGTGCCCATCAGCTCTGGGGGCTTTGGTCTCTCAGGCTTGGGCAGTGGTCTCTGTGGCACGAGATGCCTCCCCTGCTAA
- the LOC134053424 gene encoding feather keratin 1-like, translated as MTLLENYCPHAVTVGLGQHSNSIKAAPSPHSLIHSSPSHNLLGNKVHLQPQDMSCYTPCRPCQPCGPTPLANSCNEPCVRQCQDSTVAIQPSPVVVTLPGPILSSFPQNTAVGSSTSAAVGSILSSQGVPISSGGFGLSGLGSGLCGRRCFPC; from the exons ATGACTCTGTTGGAAAATTACTGCCCTCATGCAGTGACTGTGGgcctggggcagcacagcaacagTATAAAAGCTGCTCCATCTCCTCACTCTCTCATCCACTCCTCTCCTTCACACAATCTCCTTGGGAACAAG GTGCATCTCCAGCCCCAAGACATGTCCTGCTACACCCCGTGccggccctgccagccctgtggccccaccccgctggccaacagctgcaatgagccctgtgtcaggcagtgccaggactccACCGTGGCCATCCAGCCCTCTCCCGTGgtggtgaccctgcctggccccatcctcagctccttcccacagaacaCTGCCGTGGGAtcctccacctctgctgctgttggcagcATCCTCAGCTCTCAGGGAGTGCCCATCAGCTCTGGGGGCTTTGGTCTCTCAGGCTTGGGCAGTGGTCTCTGTGGCAGGAGGTGCTTCCCTTGCTAA
- the LOC134053425 gene encoding feather keratin Cos1-1/Cos1-3/Cos2-1-like, with the protein MSSCQPCTPCYQPCGPCYQPCTPCYQPCGPCPLANSCNECCVRQCQSSTIIIEPSPVLVTLPGPILSSFPQNTVVGSSTSAAVGSVLSCGGVPISSGGFDLSCITNRYCNRIC; encoded by the coding sequence ATGTCCAGCTGCCAGCCTTGCACCCCTTGCTACCAGCCCTGCGGCCCCTGCTACCAGCCCTGCACCCCTTGCTACCAGCCCTGCGGCCCCTGcccgctggccaacagctgcaatgagtgctgtgtcaggcagtgccagagctCCACCATCATCATTGAACCCTCCCCTGTgctggtgaccctgcctggccccatcctcagctccttcccacagaacaCCGTGGTGGGATCCTCCACCTCCGCTGCTGTCGGCAGCGTCCTCAGCTGTGGGGGAGTGCCCATCAGCTCTGGGGGCTTTGACCTCTCCTGCATCACCAACCGCTACTGCAACAGGATCTGCTAA
- the LOC134053426 gene encoding feather keratin Cos1-1/Cos1-3/Cos2-1-like, whose product MSSCQPCTPCYQPCGPCYQPCTPCYQPCGPCPLANSCNECCVRQCQSSTIIIEPSPVLVTLPGPILSSFPQNTVVGSSTSAAVGSVLSCGGVPISSGGFDISCITNRYCNRIC is encoded by the coding sequence ATGTCCAGCTGCCAGCCTTGCACCCCTTGCTACCAGCCCTGCGGCCCCTGCTACCAGCCCTGCACCCCTTGCTACCAGCCCTGCGGCCCCTGcccgctggccaacagctgcaatgagtgctgtgtcaggcagtgccagagctCCACCATCATCATTGAACCCTCCCCTGTgctggtgaccctgcctggccccatcctcagctccttcccacagaacaCCGTGGTGGGATCCTCCACCTCCGCTGCTGTCGGCAGCGTCCTCAGCTGTGGGGGAGTGCCCATCAGCTCCGGGGGCTTTGACATCTCCTGCATCACCAACCGCTACTGCAACAGGATCTGCTAA